The Algoriphagus sanaruensis genome window below encodes:
- a CDS encoding cupin domain-containing protein translates to MKNFLLISLLGILGLSACQTNQETSTVAQPSSELLIESHLSWNGDSLPAYPEGKPKISIVKVTIPPQAELPKHYHPVINAGVLLKGELTVIDSKGNTLHMKAGDPIVETVNLIHYGKNEGDEPVEIIVVYAGTDGNEIVVKETGETEIHH, encoded by the coding sequence ATGAAAAATTTCCTGCTGATTTCCCTTCTGGGAATCCTTGGACTTTCGGCTTGCCAAACCAATCAAGAAACTTCTACGGTTGCTCAGCCAAGTTCCGAACTCCTGATCGAATCCCATCTTTCTTGGAATGGAGATAGCCTTCCTGCCTATCCGGAAGGAAAACCGAAAATCTCCATCGTCAAGGTGACAATACCTCCTCAAGCGGAATTGCCCAAACATTATCATCCCGTGATCAATGCAGGAGTCTTGCTCAAAGGAGAATTGACCGTCATCGATAGCAAGGGAAATACGCTCCACATGAAGGCTGGAGATCCAATTGTGGAGACGGTAAACCTGATTCATTATGGAAAAAATGAAGGAGACGAGCCGGTGGAAATCATCGTCGTCTATGCAGGAACCGATGGAAATGAAATTGTCGTCAAAGAAACTGGAGAAACCGAAATTCATCACTAA
- a CDS encoding sugar phosphate isomerase/epimerase family protein, which translates to MITQDPSLLSSHGRRAFLKKSALATAALAWPFAALPESLRGVSMGVVVHSYGARWGSKMESETYPGFSDALDLMRHCHAIGAGGIQTTVGGWAEDFAKKVRDEREKLGMYLEGSIALPKDETDLARFEKEVQMAKEAGATVLRSVCLSGRRYENFKTEEEWKSFQAKSLKSIQLAEAVVRKQQVRLAIENHKDWRAAELAQIIRNLSSEWVGVTLDFGNNVSLLEDPMEVIRTLAPFAFSTHVKDMGVKAYEKGFLLSEVELGQGIVDLKEAVDLCKKYNPQVTFSLEMITRDPLEVPCLEESYWVTFDEDKAKDLAKILRWVRDRSFPGDLPSVKNLDSEGRLAFEEENVVKCLSYSRKELMF; encoded by the coding sequence ATGATAACCCAAGACCCCAGTTTGCTTTCATCCCATGGAAGAAGAGCATTTCTAAAAAAATCAGCACTTGCCACAGCTGCATTAGCTTGGCCATTTGCGGCATTGCCGGAAAGTTTACGAGGGGTTTCGATGGGGGTGGTCGTGCATTCTTATGGTGCGAGATGGGGTTCAAAGATGGAAAGCGAAACTTATCCGGGCTTTAGTGATGCCTTGGATTTGATGCGTCATTGCCATGCGATCGGCGCGGGAGGAATCCAGACCACGGTTGGAGGATGGGCAGAGGATTTTGCAAAAAAAGTCCGTGACGAGCGAGAGAAGCTCGGAATGTATCTCGAGGGAAGCATTGCTTTGCCCAAAGATGAAACCGATTTAGCAAGGTTTGAAAAAGAGGTGCAAATGGCCAAGGAGGCAGGAGCTACTGTGCTCCGTTCGGTTTGCCTGAGTGGAAGACGATATGAAAATTTCAAAACGGAAGAGGAATGGAAGTCTTTTCAAGCGAAATCCCTAAAATCCATTCAACTTGCTGAAGCTGTAGTTCGAAAGCAGCAAGTTCGTTTGGCTATTGAAAATCATAAAGATTGGAGGGCTGCTGAACTCGCCCAAATTATCCGAAACCTAAGCAGTGAATGGGTAGGAGTGACCTTGGATTTTGGGAATAATGTTTCCCTGCTGGAGGATCCCATGGAAGTGATTCGAACCTTGGCACCTTTTGCCTTTTCTACCCATGTCAAGGATATGGGAGTGAAAGCCTATGAAAAGGGCTTTTTACTTTCAGAAGTTGAATTGGGACAAGGAATTGTGGATTTAAAGGAAGCGGTGGATTTATGCAAAAAATACAATCCTCAAGTTACTTTCAGCTTGGAAATGATTACCCGTGATCCCTTGGAAGTCCCTTGTTTGGAGGAAAGCTATTGGGTTACTTTTGATGAGGATAAAGCAAAAGACCTCGCAAAAATTCTCCGGTGGGTTCGTGATCGATCCTTTCCAGGAGACTTGCCTTCTGTCAAAAACCTCGATTCAGAGGGAAGGCTAGCCTTCGAAGAAGAAAACGTGGTAAAGTGTCTTTCTTATTCCCGAAAAGAGCTTATGTTTTAA
- a CDS encoding family 20 glycosylhydrolase, translating to MKNFISGLFLILIILHSACDSSPKMASYELLPSPRELSISGQSELDINLVEKAAMQAKELMLEKGDLSTVKEISFQLITGGDESSESYQLEITKDQIRIQASTSAGLWYGLMTLNQIIQDAKDQDASLPILSIKDEPALAYRAVHLDVKHHLEKKEYYFELMDRFAALKINAVIVEIEDKLKYERQPKVGSSDAFTIPEWRELSEFAMARNIRISPLVQGLGHASFILKHPEYIPLRDDPESDWAFNPLNEETYQVQFDLYEDALEAFPYANYLHVGGDEVHTTGRNSGKSPLELQLIWLNRVSEYAAQKGLTPIFWDDMPLKNAEVYRSIYDSKLNQAQVDSIWSVNEPNLNKYIDLFPKNCVYMRWNYDMPESPGNNRAIQWFTDHGLKVMGATAGQTRWNLMPQDQSNTNNIRDFALISIRNKADGLLLTLWDDDSPHFELYQRGIALFAEYTWAGEKRSVEQLHQAYRQRAFGPALATTNQDFINALEGPVAEWKNLLLENKRDRNRLRNLDSPLDQAILPFPNLDSAGTWTEKNASKIAQAQTNLARVDSILAQIQEAKKSALRNTYQLEVYEQVAQVVQFSNRAILTLAELDEPSGEKREVAMSKLQQMEAEWASIQSKVEEVYGKTRQLNKPSDYILDQDHHHHLANQALAFKDWQFYVEGLFLEKLKREIK from the coding sequence ATGAAAAATTTTATTTCTGGGCTATTCCTAATCCTTATCATCCTGCATTCAGCCTGCGATTCCTCTCCGAAAATGGCGAGCTATGAATTACTCCCCAGTCCTCGTGAACTCTCCATTTCCGGTCAATCGGAATTGGATATAAATCTGGTGGAGAAAGCTGCCATGCAGGCGAAAGAACTAATGCTCGAAAAAGGAGATCTAAGTACCGTGAAGGAGATTTCCTTTCAATTGATAACAGGAGGCGATGAATCCTCAGAAAGTTATCAGTTGGAAATTACCAAAGATCAAATTCGAATCCAGGCTTCCACTTCAGCTGGGCTTTGGTATGGCCTGATGACCTTGAATCAAATTATTCAAGATGCCAAAGATCAAGATGCTTCTTTGCCAATTCTTTCCATTAAGGACGAACCTGCCTTGGCTTATCGGGCCGTTCACTTGGATGTCAAGCACCATTTGGAGAAAAAGGAATACTATTTCGAATTGATGGATCGATTTGCAGCCTTAAAAATCAATGCCGTCATCGTCGAAATCGAGGACAAACTGAAATACGAACGTCAGCCGAAAGTGGGTTCTTCGGATGCTTTTACCATTCCTGAATGGAGAGAACTTAGCGAGTTTGCGATGGCTAGAAATATCCGAATCAGTCCTTTGGTGCAAGGCTTGGGGCACGCTTCCTTTATTCTCAAGCATCCTGAATACATTCCCCTTCGCGATGATCCCGAAAGTGACTGGGCATTTAATCCCCTAAACGAAGAAACCTACCAAGTTCAATTTGATCTGTATGAAGATGCCTTGGAAGCTTTTCCGTATGCCAACTATTTGCATGTGGGAGGGGATGAGGTGCATACTACGGGAAGGAACTCCGGCAAATCTCCTCTCGAACTCCAGTTGATCTGGCTCAATCGGGTCAGTGAATATGCTGCGCAAAAGGGACTTACTCCGATTTTTTGGGATGATATGCCACTCAAAAATGCAGAGGTCTATCGTTCCATTTACGATTCTAAGCTTAATCAAGCCCAAGTGGATAGCATCTGGTCAGTCAATGAACCCAACCTCAATAAGTACATTGATCTCTTTCCGAAAAACTGTGTCTACATGCGCTGGAATTATGATATGCCGGAGTCTCCGGGAAATAACAGGGCAATTCAATGGTTTACAGACCATGGCTTAAAAGTCATGGGGGCTACAGCGGGACAAACGCGTTGGAATCTGATGCCTCAAGACCAAAGCAACACGAATAACATTCGAGATTTTGCGCTGATTTCAATCCGGAATAAAGCCGATGGATTGCTATTGACGCTTTGGGATGATGATTCTCCGCACTTCGAATTGTATCAGCGAGGAATTGCACTTTTTGCGGAATATACTTGGGCAGGAGAAAAGCGATCGGTCGAGCAGCTCCATCAAGCCTATCGACAGCGAGCTTTTGGTCCAGCCTTGGCCACCACCAATCAGGATTTTATCAATGCCTTGGAGGGCCCTGTGGCGGAATGGAAAAATTTGCTTTTGGAGAACAAACGCGATCGTAATCGCCTCCGAAATTTGGATAGTCCGCTTGATCAGGCGATTCTTCCATTTCCGAATTTGGATTCAGCTGGTACTTGGACGGAGAAAAATGCATCCAAGATCGCCCAAGCTCAAACCAATTTGGCTAGGGTAGATTCCATTCTAGCTCAAATTCAGGAGGCCAAAAAATCTGCCCTTCGAAATACCTATCAGCTTGAGGTTTATGAGCAGGTGGCTCAGGTGGTTCAATTTTCAAATCGGGCGATCTTGACTTTGGCCGAATTGGATGAACCCAGCGGAGAAAAGCGAGAAGTAGCCATGTCTAAACTTCAGCAAATGGAAGCGGAGTGGGCTTCTATTCAATCTAAAGTCGAAGAAGTCTATGGCAAAACCCGGCAGTTGAACAAACCTTCCGATTACATTCTTGATCAAGACCATCACCATCACCTCGCCAATCAAGCGTTGGCTTTTAAGGATTGGCAATTTTATGTGGAGGGCTTGTTTTTAGAAAAGTTGAAGCGGGAGATCAAGTAA
- a CDS encoding GntP family permease, whose protein sequence is MLTLLIILAALALILISIIKFDIHPFLALFLGAIIYGLMMGMDTELILKSISEGFGGVMGSVGLLILLGVILGTFLEKTGGALVIAEKVLKWVGEKSVNLSLMLSSWVLSIPVFGDSTIIMMNPIAKSLASKSSLSYAATIVAVSLGAMASHSLVPPTPGPIATAGILGADLGLVIFYGGLVSLLTLIPLLIFVQKAVTKISLKPKVVTDEKTVPLEDRPKFGSALLPILVPLVLIILASIANYPTKPLGEGGIIKAIQFIGTPVIALLIGAILSFTLPKKFDRKLLSSSGWIGEAILLSAPVILITGAGAVFGKMLQNSGVGDLVTSTMSDANWGIFLPFLIAFGLKTAQGSTTVAMITTASIVAPMLGPLGLDSEMMKVFTCVAIGAGALGISHANDSGFWVVTQLSGMTTKQGNQSHSMGTLIAGITAICLVYILSIFLG, encoded by the coding sequence ATGCTAACTCTTTTGATTATCCTGGCGGCACTCGCCTTGATTTTAATTTCCATAATCAAGTTTGACATCCATCCTTTTTTAGCTCTGTTTTTGGGAGCGATCATTTATGGATTAATGATGGGGATGGATACCGAGCTGATCCTCAAATCTATCTCGGAAGGATTTGGCGGAGTGATGGGAAGCGTAGGATTGCTGATTTTGCTAGGTGTGATTTTGGGTACTTTCCTTGAAAAAACAGGAGGAGCCTTGGTCATAGCTGAAAAAGTTTTGAAATGGGTTGGGGAAAAATCGGTGAATCTTTCCCTGATGTTGAGCAGCTGGGTGCTTTCCATCCCGGTTTTTGGAGACAGTACGATCATCATGATGAATCCCATCGCGAAGTCTTTGGCTTCCAAAAGCTCCTTGTCCTATGCCGCTACGATTGTGGCTGTTTCCTTAGGCGCCATGGCGAGTCATTCCTTGGTACCTCCCACACCTGGCCCAATTGCTACCGCAGGAATATTAGGAGCTGACTTAGGCTTGGTCATTTTTTATGGGGGATTAGTATCTCTGCTCACCTTGATTCCTTTGTTGATTTTTGTCCAAAAAGCGGTTACTAAAATTTCCTTAAAGCCTAAAGTAGTGACCGATGAGAAAACGGTTCCACTCGAGGATCGTCCCAAATTCGGATCTGCTTTACTTCCAATCTTAGTTCCATTGGTGCTAATCATTTTAGCATCCATCGCCAACTATCCCACCAAACCCTTGGGCGAAGGCGGAATCATCAAGGCCATTCAATTTATTGGCACACCTGTCATCGCCTTGCTGATTGGAGCGATTTTATCTTTTACCCTTCCTAAGAAATTTGACCGCAAACTCCTGTCTTCTTCGGGTTGGATTGGGGAGGCAATCTTGCTTTCTGCACCAGTCATTTTGATCACCGGAGCAGGAGCGGTTTTTGGGAAAATGCTTCAAAATTCAGGAGTGGGAGACCTCGTAACCTCCACGATGAGCGATGCGAATTGGGGAATTTTCCTTCCGTTTTTGATTGCCTTTGGATTGAAAACCGCCCAAGGATCTACCACCGTAGCAATGATCACCACAGCCTCCATCGTGGCTCCGATGTTGGGTCCTTTAGGTTTGGATTCTGAAATGATGAAGGTCTTTACCTGTGTAGCGATCGGTGCAGGTGCTTTAGGAATTTCCCATGCCAATGACAGCGGATTTTGGGTGGTCACGCAACTCTCAGGAATGACTACCAAACAGGGAAATCAATCCCACAGCATGGGAACCTTGATTGCTGGAATTACCGCAATTTGCTTGGTTTATATCTTGAGTATTTTTCTCGGTTAA
- a CDS encoding SDR family NAD(P)-dependent oxidoreductase, translated as MSTLDFSQLPGLSIFSLKGKSAIITGGTKGLGLAMAAGLASAGANVLLVSRNASDGAEAAAEIASHYGVKAMTFAADVADQSGMEAMAKFAFDAFGRIDILINSAGINIRGAIDELSQEDFSKVMEVNVNGTWLACRAVTPFMKEQQKGAIINLASTLGLVGLANRTPYTASKGAVVQMTRALALELAPWNINVNAICPGPFLTEMNLPIADTEEGKKFVVGATALGRWGELKEIQGAAIFLASDAATYMVGSMVTVDGGWTAR; from the coding sequence ATGTCCACCCTCGACTTCTCTCAACTCCCCGGTCTTTCCATTTTTTCACTCAAAGGTAAATCTGCCATCATCACGGGAGGAACCAAAGGCCTTGGCTTGGCTATGGCTGCTGGGCTTGCTTCAGCAGGTGCCAATGTCCTTTTGGTTTCCCGAAATGCTTCCGATGGCGCTGAGGCGGCAGCAGAAATTGCATCGCACTATGGAGTCAAGGCCATGACTTTTGCTGCAGACGTAGCTGATCAGTCGGGGATGGAAGCCATGGCGAAGTTTGCCTTTGATGCTTTTGGCAGGATCGATATCCTGATCAATTCTGCTGGGATTAATATCCGAGGAGCAATCGATGAACTTTCACAGGAAGATTTTTCCAAAGTGATGGAAGTAAATGTCAATGGCACTTGGTTAGCTTGTCGAGCGGTAACGCCTTTCATGAAGGAGCAACAAAAAGGAGCCATCATCAATTTGGCCAGTACTTTAGGATTGGTGGGACTGGCTAACCGAACCCCTTACACAGCGAGCAAAGGTGCTGTGGTGCAGATGACCCGAGCTTTGGCGTTGGAACTTGCACCTTGGAACATTAATGTGAATGCGATTTGCCCGGGACCGTTTTTGACGGAAATGAATCTACCGATTGCAGATACCGAGGAAGGGAAAAAGTTTGTGGTTGGAGCCACTGCTTTGGGGCGCTGGGGAGAACTGAAAGAAATCCAAGGAGCTGCCATTTTCTTGGCCTCAGATGCGGCGACTTACATGGTGGGTTCGATGGTGACCGTGGATGGAGGTTGGACAGCCAGGTAG
- a CDS encoding MgtC/SapB family protein: MESLIIDQESFSLSQWDLLIRLLVAIGIGAVIGLERQYSAMKESSHGYSGIRTFIFHALLGFIAGLFYYLFAPWVYGVLFLGVVILTAVSYWQTALQGDRGLTTEISGLITFVLGSMAFYGLMEISLMITVLVVVVLSSKFRLKSIVGAITPDELYAFIRFVVLALLIFPFLPDETFGPYDVLNPREIGWVVLLTSGLGFFGYMLTKFLGNNRGILLSGIVGGLVSSTAVTWVFAQKSKESPSLSASCATAILAASSIMFIRVLIWTFLFNQDLFRAVFVPLVLIFAATLGFTFFIFQKDKKEVHTETESTLKKPLDLKSALVFGLLYMGILLAVSYANENLGKSGTLISSAIAGISDIDAITISVSKLTGNTLTVSIAEIAVFIATISNTLVKLGIGLYAGSSSLRMYLIRGYAVAFFGGLLAILYILLL; this comes from the coding sequence TTGGAAAGCCTAATCATCGATCAAGAATCCTTTTCCCTCAGTCAATGGGACTTGCTGATCCGCTTGCTTGTTGCGATTGGAATCGGAGCCGTGATTGGATTGGAGCGGCAGTACAGCGCCATGAAGGAAAGTTCCCACGGATACTCCGGCATCCGAACCTTTATTTTCCATGCTTTGCTGGGGTTTATTGCAGGACTTTTTTACTACCTCTTTGCCCCTTGGGTCTATGGAGTTTTGTTTTTGGGGGTAGTCATTTTGACTGCGGTTTCTTATTGGCAAACCGCCCTGCAGGGTGATCGGGGATTGACAACTGAGATTAGCGGACTGATTACTTTCGTATTGGGAAGCATGGCCTTTTATGGCTTGATGGAGATCAGTTTGATGATTACGGTATTGGTAGTGGTGGTTCTTTCCTCCAAATTCCGACTGAAGTCCATCGTAGGAGCGATTACTCCTGACGAACTCTATGCCTTTATCCGCTTTGTAGTCTTGGCGCTTTTGATTTTCCCATTTCTCCCGGATGAAACCTTCGGTCCTTACGACGTGCTCAACCCGAGAGAAATCGGATGGGTGGTTTTGCTGACTTCGGGACTGGGATTTTTCGGCTATATGCTAACCAAATTCCTGGGGAATAATCGAGGAATTTTACTCAGTGGAATTGTCGGCGGACTGGTTTCCAGTACGGCAGTTACTTGGGTTTTTGCTCAAAAAAGCAAGGAAAGCCCAAGCCTGTCTGCCTCCTGCGCAACAGCGATTTTGGCAGCCTCCTCGATCATGTTTATCCGAGTGTTGATCTGGACCTTCCTCTTCAATCAAGACCTATTTCGAGCGGTCTTCGTTCCCCTCGTCTTGATCTTTGCTGCGACCTTGGGATTCACCTTTTTTATTTTCCAAAAAGACAAAAAAGAAGTTCATACTGAAACCGAGTCTACCCTCAAAAAGCCCCTGGATTTAAAAAGCGCCTTGGTCTTCGGCCTCTTATACATGGGGATTTTGCTGGCTGTGAGTTATGCCAATGAAAATCTAGGAAAGAGCGGCACTTTGATTTCCAGCGCTATTGCCGGGATTTCAGATATTGACGCCATCACGATCTCAGTTTCCAAACTGACCGGAAATACACTTACTGTTTCGATTGCCGAAATCGCTGTTTTTATCGCCACTATTTCTAACACCTTGGTCAAACTTGGAATTGGACTATATGCCGGTAGCAGCAGCCTCCGCATGTACCTAATTCGTGGCTATGCCGTTGCCTTCTTCGGAGGACTCTTAGCCATCCTTTACATTTTATTGCTATGA
- a CDS encoding acyl-CoA thioesterase translates to MPAHKTSFQFISEPGDVNFGGKVHGGTVMKWIDQAAYTCARNWAESYCVTVYVGGIRFYKPIGIGEVIKIDSQVIYTGGSSIHIMVEVYSRSFEQKKFEKKTHCIIIFVSVDENGSPKKVKPWVPKTDQEKKLQEYALKLKTLREEIHEEMRPFFNE, encoded by the coding sequence ATGCCTGCTCACAAAACTAGTTTTCAATTTATCAGCGAACCCGGCGATGTCAATTTCGGGGGAAAAGTGCACGGGGGAACCGTGATGAAGTGGATCGACCAAGCGGCCTATACCTGCGCTCGAAACTGGGCTGAAAGCTACTGTGTGACCGTTTATGTGGGCGGGATTCGATTTTACAAGCCGATTGGGATTGGGGAAGTCATCAAGATTGATTCCCAGGTGATCTACACCGGAGGATCGAGTATACACATCATGGTCGAGGTGTATTCCCGAAGTTTTGAACAGAAGAAGTTTGAAAAAAAGACGCACTGCATCATCATTTTCGTGTCAGTGGATGAAAATGGAAGTCCAAAAAAGGTCAAACCATGGGTTCCGAAAACCGACCAAGAAAAGAAATTGCAGGAATATGCACTGAAGCTAAAAACCCTCCGGGAAGAAATCCACGAAGAGATGCGACCGTTTTTTAATGAGTGA